In a genomic window of Gossypium arboreum isolate Shixiya-1 chromosome 7, ASM2569848v2, whole genome shotgun sequence:
- the LOC108487734 gene encoding protein ELC — MAPPSPKEFIEAALVATTTPYALSYTDSKQKWVILRHLLSLLQEFPGFKPSTGRFMHNDGTEVNLLRATGCVHVANSTTPTIPLVIWLHENYPQKAPLVFVSLRPMTPIHRHHPFVDNTTGATSPPYILTWKYPPCNLSELLRNLVQLFTIDHPFSYTPTTPACLTHPWLVSTKEALDRLVGMLHYDMVALRASTSDEIEKLSLLQEELKRRDRFITSMVAELGEERMRLEERVKNWAEETDRVENWLRVNDGRSLNARDVEIEDAFEMDETTRARLESSAADLAIEEVMYKLDKALEHEAVSFDSYIKQVRSLARQQFFHRCNEMASTSSPTSV; from the coding sequence ATGGCACCACCATCCCCAAAGGAATTCATAGAAGCAGCTCTTGTTGCCACCACCACCCCTTATGCTTTATCCTACACAGACTCTAAACAGAAATGGGTTATATTAAGACACCTCCTTTCGTTGCTTCAAGAATTCCCTGGTTTCAAGCCCTCAACTGGTAGATTCATGCACAACGATGGCACCGAAGTTAACCTTCTACGAGCTACCGGCTGCGTCCATGTCGCCAATAGTACAACACCCACCATTCCTCTCGTCATTTGGCTCCATGAAAACTACCCTCAAAAGGCACCTTTGGTCTTTGTTTCACTCCGCCCCATGACCCCAATTCATCGCCATCATCCTTTTGTGGATAACACCACCGGTGCCACTTCCCCACCTTATATCCTTACCTGGAAATACCCACCGTGCAACCTCTCTGAACTTTTGCGAAACCTCGTCCAACTTTTTACCATCGATCATCCTTTCTCGTACACGCCGACGACTCCGGCGTGTCTCACTCACCCTTGGCTCGTTTCTACAAAGGAAGCTCTGGATAGACTCGTGGGTATGCTTCACTACGACATGGTTGCTTTGCGGGCAAGCACGTCTGATGAAATAGAGAAGCTGTCGTTATTGCAAGAAGAACTTAAGAGGCGTGATCGTTTCATCACCAGCATGGTTGCCGAGTTGGGTGAGGAAAGGATGAGGCTGGAAGAGAGAGTCAAGAATTGGGCGGAAGAAACTGATAGGGTGGAGAATTGGTTGAGAGTTAATGATGGAAGGTCCTTAAATGCAAGGGATGTTGAAATTGAGGATGCATTTGAAATGGACGAAACGACAAGAGCCAGATTAGAATCCTCGGCTGCGGATTTGGCTATTGAAGAAGTAATGTATAAATTGGACAAGGCACTTGAACATGAAGCAGTAAGTTTCGATTCATATATTAAACAAGTGAGGAGCTTAGCCAGACAACAGTTCTTTCATAGATGTAATGAAATGGCCTCAACCTCATCCCCCACCTCTGTATAA
- the LOC108456485 gene encoding uncharacterized protein LOC108456485, whose amino-acid sequence MPFPMKIQPIDFSPSEEVVPPRLETVKPVVKSRFKRLFERQFPSILRNSAAEKVDADELPFSKECTTTELEPSSFCLAKMVQNFIEDNNEKQQSGAVRCSRNRSNCFNSNCNDSSDDDMDGFGFSDSNLSSSAEASEILKSLVPCGSVNERNLLAHTARIMEKNKISKRKDDICRKIVIDGLLAFGYDASICKSRWEKSPSYPAGEYEYIDVIIDGERLLIDIDFRSEFEIARSTKTYKSILQMLPFIFVGKADRLQRIIAIVSEAAKQSLKKKGMHIPPWRKAEYVSAKWLSPYNRATPSPPPLTPTPTTGTLRESEFDSKAKEKDQQPFTELNSEDKYSVEDVELGESIFALSESSEEEEKEKVEKEEWKPPEIKPKSSQIGITFVTGLASVIEDEPRKF is encoded by the exons ATGCCTTTCCCAATGAAGATCCAGCCTATCGATTTCAGCCCTTCGGAAGAGGTGGTGCCGCCTCGTTTGGAGACGGTGAAGCCGGTTGTGAAATCGCGGTTCAAGAGGCTGTTTGAGCGCCAGTTCCCTAGCATTCTGAGGAATTCCGCGGCGGAGAAGGTGGACGCTGATGAGCTGCCTTTTAGCAAAGAATGCACCACCACCGAGCTGGAACCGAGCTCATTTTGCTTGGCGAAGATGGTGCAAAATTTCATCGAAGATAACAACGAGAAACAACAATCTGGTGCCGTTAGGTGTAGCCGTAACCGCTCTAACTGCTTCAATAGTAACTGCAACGACAGCTCCGATGACGATATGGATGGTTTCGGTTTCAGCGACTCCAATCTCTCTTCTTCAGCTGAAGCATCTGAAATTCTAAAG AGCTTGGTTCCTTGTGGGAGTGTGAATGAAAGGAATTTACTGGCGCATACAGCGAGAATCATGGAGAAGAACAAGATCTCTAAACGTAAAGATGATATCTGCAGGAAGATTGTTATTGATGGATTACTTGCCTTTGGATACGATGCTTCTATCTGCAAGTCTCGTTGGGAAAAATCTCCCTCTTATCCTGCCG GGGAATATGAATACATAGATGTGATAATCGACGGGGAGCGATTGCTGATCGACATCGATTTCAGATCAGAATTCGAAATCGCCCGATCAACGAAGACCTATAAATCAATCCTCCAAATGCTTCCCTTCATCTTCGTTGGTAAAGCCGATCGTCTCCAGAGGATAATTGCTATTGTTTCCGAGGCGGCAAAGCAGAGCCTGAAGAAGAAGGGAATGCATATTCCTCCATGGCGTAAAGCTGAGTATGTCAGCGCCAAATGGCTCTCTCCTTATAACCGAGCCACGCCGTCTCCTCCTCCACTTACTCCCACACCCACAACTGGTACACTTAGAGAATCTGAATTTGATTCCAAAGCTAAAGAGAAAGACCAGCAACCTTTTACTGAATTGAATTCCGAGGACAAATACTCGGTTGAAGATGTTGAGTTGGGTGAGTCCATATTTGCTTTGTCTGAGAGCTCTGAagaagaagagaaggaaaaggTGGAGAAAGAAGAGTGGAAGCCACCTGAAATAAAACCCAAGAGCTCACAGATTGGGATTACGTTCGTGACTGGTTTAGCTTCAGTAATCGAAGATGAACCAAGAAAATTTTga